In Podospora pseudoanserina strain CBS 124.78 chromosome 5, whole genome shotgun sequence, a single window of DNA contains:
- a CDS encoding hypothetical protein (antiSMASH:Cluster_8), with the protein MVKGGQDFEIHLCLAIHPGPHGGSVGGRRCAVFAPAAHISVNIQTITPDFTLFPATPPLPPHQPRLPFQLPRKLLPKLL; encoded by the exons ATGGTGAAGGGTGGCCAAGACTTTGAAATTCATTTATGCCTCGCCA TACATCCGGGACCCCATGGCGGTTCCGTCGGTGGCCGTCGCTGCGCGGTAtttgctcctgctgctcatATCTCCGTGAATATTCAAACCATTACTCCGGATTTCACCCTCTTTCCTGcaacacctccccttcctcctcaccaacctcgcctcccgTTCCAACTCCCTCGCAAACTCCTCCCTAAACTCCTCTAG
- a CDS encoding Type I Iterative PKS (SMCOG1093:Beta-ketoacyl synthase; COG:I; antiSMASH:Cluster_8; EggNog:ENOG503NWJ7), protein MAPFNDPTPIAIVGLSYRAPGVGRKGLYDYLSQAKSAWSTMPPTRFDQQAFHTPGLDKPGCFKVNGAHFLPDDIYQFDAAFFNMRAEEAKNSDPQHRMMLECALEAAENAGQSLLDIAGKNIGVFVACGSQEYAHRVAEDLAKTTAWTATGIAACMFANRLSYFFDVHGPSVAIEAACASSCYATHQACQALRNGECEAAFVGASAICFSPNLWITLEKMGALSAEGKSFSYDHKAAGFGRGEGGACLLIKRLDDAVRDGDPIHAVIRGSACNHCGRSEGITMPSRISQERLLVKVHEAAGLSPGETPVVEGHGTGTPAGDPIEAGAFAAILAKDRTEANPLYIGSIKSNFGHLEGASGILGMVKAILMVKHGIILPTAGFEEMNKRIEGKEKMRVIGDKPMAWPENELRRALVTNFGFGGSNSAVLLEQPPVLPALTGHLALRAYTNGHAANGVNGHTNGTNGVNGHHHVNGNSINGHSTNGTNGVNGHHHAPNRLFVLSAKTDKSLNAYLSSFVEFLGDENPTPDWSTVRVDDADFTKNLSYTLGQRRTHHPYRVAVVASSVNGLKEKLSSKKPARAKQDRVVAFCFTGQGAQYAQMASGLRHYKVFADALDQAEDLLTSMGATWSLTEELGKDASVSRVDDAEISQPACTAVQLALVELLRSWGITPKAVTGHSSGEMAAAYTAGLISFTAAVATAYYRGQAASQLASKGGVGAMLALGVGFEEASKLIRDHAGDAYATVGAINSPNSVTVSGDMAAIEAIHKAADEQGLFVRRLKVSLAYHSRHMEEVADWYRAAIQPYYEDEFVVVENDDSKPAFVSSVTGRVETVIDSSYWVNNLVRPVRFSDAITKLFSQQQDVKTGQTPNVIVEIGPHAALKNPIKRTVEDLSLKSFSYLPSLVRKVDGSQALLDLASGLFTSGIPTDLGAVNQTDKTNAQVLTDLPAYAWDKSTSYEIMPRHTHELMFPGEPFHPLLGRKAASSGNANGQERTYRSLFSLDDIPWIRDHNVSGVVIFPMTGYLGCAIEALRRAVAPSTPVEAFVLRDIHVVRSLQVEEEQNVDLLTKVKPTSTGTASYSPTSWSFEVQILHSDTNSWATHCYGKIEAETVPLPTESPATKESLLLLHRAEATPLEEHDPGVVYAADGLQGTLYGPSFRNTTRYRKGEKFTVIDQKLRDLGPEVDLLSKYGSPYTADPPTLDGFLQGGGSFSEIDWKRLALMPNHVNRLRVSNHIALGKESERIETVTRLLEHDAKGGRMLMSVAAFVVDDESGKREPIVEWETVTFRALQSGDDEDELPENGLPVNWRFELLARLDLLPKEEQLRRFAPQRISEEEMEGGRDLHAAACWFVDQALVETAGDDESALPSHLVKFKKWARRIVDAEGPDIEDPVGLVRRVEAISAQGELLCAIGEQLVPILRNEVQPLEVMLKDGLLTRHYEADVSNAYFSQLVGELVYDLSNLEPNMRILEIGAGTAGTTLPILQELSKDREDGAFLSYTFTDISSGFFENARDGKLKRWSDLNRISYEKLDISRDPVEQGFELGEYDLIVAANVLHATANMITTMKNVRSLLKPRGKVILLEANRHAPITLPFALLPGWWYAEDDYRDRESGPLLALESWNRLLIDTGFTGVDVLYQDHPGKPEQMLSAFMSSRIGKVGDDDDKIQITVAGPLMDDDELDYAQLVADAITEEFGLVTTIKPFLEVDAEGEDAHVVVIDSPRHSLLKEVDEDTFNAIKSLAIHNKGMLWVVPEQDQAAPVPEVHSIKGILRTVRLESEPKHILMMEGIPCTAERADGIDAILKVVRVLADPEVNALEDRDYLFRDGLIHQRRMRPLKELKEQFGIEQGVAIRSVQNIWSGDSGLEMTMESAGSPESIYFRRTDVLQAPLANDEVVVKTEAAGLSYRDLNLVFGSIPWAPPGFDGVGTVVKTGDQVAHLREGDRVFFLSLEGSGLATYKKLPSWHAARVPAGLSSIEAATLPLAYTMAVAALVHTARLRKNESVLIHSAAGAVGQAAIVIAQHIGARIFVTAGTEAKRAFLHETYDIPKEQIFPSRTPQFRDSILCATASKGVDVIINSLTGELLQETWSLMAAFGRFVEINKKDAFQNTNLSMKAFERNATFSTVDLRALHQHRPDDLRDVIGEVVSLLQKGVVVPIHPVTEVPVSQFADGLRKLKTGDTTGKIVVTFGKEEKVLAESALRPSPPARLDPNSTYLVTGGTRGIGLGLADWMVEHAGAKNVVVLGRSGPEGAEVQKVLKKYAESENVRFRAYACDVGSRESLEDVVAAMREEGLPPVKGVVHSALVLNDKLMLNATYDDWKYITGPRVQGAWNLHELLPKLDFFIALSSFLGDGGNPGQSIYAGTASFYDAFSQFRVEQGHHTVSISLPVVLGVGYVADHGIAEKLQITLGGTIRMQDIVTLVASAISQGRDSPFISPEGKAVAYKLHVHGKPLHDIPWKYSHPILLKDRLHTDLTGGDAENQNAASAASTASWTTASDPQVGLTEALITKVSAMTMIARDEVEPDAPLSSHGLDSLVSVELRNWIRRETAVELALTTITQAASLRALATHILATRALVAK, encoded by the exons ATGGCACCCTTCAAcgacccaacccccatcgccatcgtaGGCCTGTCCTACCGCGCCCCAGGCGTGGGCCGCAAGGGGTTGTACGACTACCTCTCCCAAGCCAAATCCGCCTGGAGCACCATGCCCCCCACCCGCTTCGACCAGCAGGCCTTCCACACCCCCGGCCTCGACAAGCCCGGCTGCTTCAAGGTCAACGGCGCCCACTTCCTCCCGGACGACATCTACCAGTTCGAcgccgccttcttcaacatgaGGGCCGAAGAGGCAAAGAACTCGGACCCGCAGCACAGGATGATGCTCGAGTGCGCTCTCGAGGCGGCCGAGAACGCGGGCCAGTCCCTGCTGGACATTGCGGGGAAAAACATTGGCGTTTTTGTCGCTTGCGGCTCGCAAGAGTACGCCCACCGCGTGGCGGAGGATCTGGCCAAGACAACTGCTTGGACCGCGACGGGGATTGCGGCGTGCATGTTTGCCAATAGGCTGAGTTACTTTTTCGATGTGCACGGCCCGAGCGTGGCTATTGAGGCGGCGTGCGCGAGTAGTTGTTATGCTACGCATCAGGCTTGCCAGGCGCTGAGGAATGGGGAGTGTGAGGCTGCTTTTGTGGGGGCTTCAGCTATTTGTTTTAGTCCCAACTTGTGGATTACGTTGGAGAAAATGGGGGCGCTGTCGGCTGAGGGGAAGAGCTTTTCTTATGATCACAAggctgctgggtttgggcggggtgaggggggtgctTGTCTGTTGATTAAGAGGCTTGATGATGCGGTGAGGGATGGGGATCCTATTCATGCTGTTATTAGGGGGTCTGCTTGCAATCACTGTGGGAGGTCGGAGGGGATTACTATGCCGAGTCGGATATCGCAGGAGCGGTTGTTGGTCAAGGTTCATGAGGCTGCTGGGCTTAGCCCGGGGGAGAcgcctgttgttgagggcCATGGGACTGGTACGCCTGCcgg TGACCCCATCGAGGCTGGCGCGTTCgccgccatcttggccaaGGACAGGACAGAAGCAAACCCCCTGTACATTGGATCAATCAAGTCCAACTTTGG TCATCTAGAAGGGGCAAGCGGTATTCTGGGCATGGTCAAGGCTATCCTTATGGTCAAACACGGCATCATCCTTCCCACCGCTGGCTTCGAGGAGATGAACAAGCGCATcgaagggaaggaaaagatGCGTGTCATTGGAGACAAACCAATGGCCTGGCCCGAAAATGAGCTCAGGAGAGCACTGGTGACCAACTTTG GGTTTGGTGGTAGTAACTCTGCAGTCTTGCTTGAGCAACCTCCCGTGTTGCCTGCGCTGACTGGCCACCTGGCTTTGAGGGCTTATACCAATGGCCATGCTGCCAATGGCGTCAATGGGCATACCAATGGTACCAACGGTGTCAATGGCCATCACCATGTCAATGGCAACAGCATCAATGGCCACAGCACGAACGGGACCAACGGTGTcaacggccaccaccacgctCCAAACCGGCTGTTTGTTCTGTCAGCCAAGACAGACAAGAGTCTCAATGCCTACCTGTCTTCGTTCGTCGAGTTCCTCGGGGACGAGAACCCCACGCCCGACTGGTCTACTGTCCGCGTCGACGACGCCGACTTTACCAAGAATCTCAGCTACACTCTCGGCCAGCGCCGCACACATCATCCATACCGtgtcgccgtcgtcgccaGCTCGGTCAATGGCCTGAAAGAGAAgctctcctccaaaaagcCCGCCAGAGCCAAGCAAGACCGCGTCGTCGCCTTTTGCTTCACCGGCCAAGGCGCCCAATATGCCCAGATGGCTTCGGGATTGCGTCATTACAAGGTCTTCGCTGACGCCCTTGACCAAGCCGAGGACCTTCTCACCTCCATGGGGGCGACGTGGTCCTTGACCGAGGAGCTCGGCAAGGATGCTTCCGTCTCCCGCGTTGACGATGCCGAGATCAGCCAGCCGGCGTGCACTGCTGTCCAGCTCGCTCTTGTCGAGCTGCTCAGGAGCTGGGGAATCACACCCAAAGCTGTCACCGGGCACTCTAGCGGCGAAATGGCGGCCGCGTACACGGCCGGGCTCATCTCCTTCacggctgctgttgctacCGCCTACTATCGCGGCCAGGCTGCGTCGCAGCTGGCGTCcaagggaggtgttggtgccATGCTGGCTCTGGGAGTTGGCTTTGAGGAAGCCTCCAAGCTCATTCGAGATCACGCGGGTGACGCCTATGCGACTGTTGGTGCTATCAACAGTCCCAATAGCGTGACCGTGTCGGGTGATATGGCTGCCATTGAGGCCATCCACAAGGCCGCGGACGAGCAAGGCTTGTTTGTTCGCCGGCTCAAGGTCAGCCTGGCGTACCACTCTCGTCatatggaggaggtggccgaTTGGTATCGCGCGGCGATCCAGCCCTACTACGAGGATGAGTTTGTCGTTGTCGAGAACGACGACAGTAAGCCGGCCTTTGTTTCCTCGGTCACTGGCCGGGTCGAAACTGTGATTGACTCGTCGTACTGGGTCAACAACCTTGTCCGACCTGTTCGGTTTTCCGatgccatcaccaagctGTTCTCCCAACAGCAGGATGTCAAGACCGGCCAGACACCTAATGTCATTGTCGAGATTGGCCCGCACGCGGCCTTGAAGAACCCCATCAAACGCACGGTCGAGGATCTCTCCCTCAAGTCCTTCTCCTACCTCCCTTCTTTGGTCAGGAAGGTAGACGGCAGCCAGGCGCTGCTGGACCTTGCAAGCGGCTTGTTCACCTCTGGCATCCCTACCGACCTCGGTGCCGTCAACCAAACCGACAAGACCAACGCCCAGGTCCTCACCGACCTCCCAGCCTACGCGTGGGACAAGTCAACCAGCTACGAGATCATGCCCCGCCACACCCACGAGCTCATGTTCCCAGGCGAgcccttccaccccctcctaGGCCGCAAAGCCGCCTCCAGCGGCAACGCCAACGGCCAGGAGCGCACATACCGCTCCCTCTTCAGCCTAGACGACATCCCCTGGATCCGCGACCACAACGTCTCTGGTGTCGTCATCTTCCCCATGACAGGCTACCTCGGTTGCGCGATCGAGGCCCTCCGGCGCGCCGTCGCCCCCAGCACCCCCGTAGAGGCGTTTGTGCTGAGGGACATCCACGTCGTCCGCAGCTTACAAGTTGAGGAAGAACAAAACGTCGATCTCCTCACCAAGGTCAAGCCCACTTCTACGGGTACAGCCAGTTACTCTCCCACCTCGTGGTCGTTCGAGGTGCAGATCCTGCACAGCGATACCAACTCCTGGGCTACGCACTGCTACGGCAAGATCGAAGCCGAGACCGTCCCGCTTCCTACCGAGAGCCCGGCTACAAAAGAGTCTCTTTTGTTGCTGCACCGCGCTGAGGCGACCCCGCTGGAGGAGCACGACCCCGGCGTTGTCTACGCGGCAGATGGTCTCCAGGGCACCCTCTACGGCCCGTCCTTCCGGAACACCACCCGCTACCGCAAGGGGGAGAAGTTCACAGTCATTGATCAAAAGCTTCGCGACTTGGGACCAGAGGTTGATCTGCTGAGCAAGTACGGCTCTCCTTACACGGCCGACCCGCCAACGCTCGATGGGTTTCTGCAGGGCGGTGGGTCGTTCAGCGAGATTGACTGGAAGAGGCTGGCGCTGATGCCCAACCATGTGAACCGCTTGAGGGTGTCGAACCATATCGCTCTTGGGAAAGAGTCGGAGCGGATCGAGACTGTGACGAGGCTGCTCGAGCACGACGccaagggagggaggatgctGATGAGCGTGGCTGCGTTTGTGGTCGATGACGAGAGCGGCAAGCGGGAGCCGATTGTCGAGTGGGAGACCGTCACGTTCCGCGCGCTGCAGTCgggtgatgacgaggatgagctACCGGAAAACGGCCTGCCCGTCAACTGGCGGTTCGAGCTGCTTGCTCGGCTCGACTTGCTGcccaaggaggagcagctcaGGCGGTTTGCTCCCCAGAGGatcagcgaggaggagatggagggcgGGCGGGACTTGCACGCGGCTGCGTGTTGGTTCGTGGACCAGGCGCTCGTCGAGACGGCTGGGGATGACGAGTCGGCTCTCCCGAGTCATTTGGTCAAGTTCAAAAAGTGGGCCAGGAGGATTGTGGATGCCGAAGGGCCAGATATTGAGGATCCGGTCgggctggtgaggagggtcGAGGCTATCAGCGCCCAGGGGGAGTTGCTCTGCGCTATTGGGGAGCAGCTAGTGCCGATTCTGAGGAACGAGGTGCAGCCGTTGGAGGTGATGCTCAAGGATGGGTTGCTGACTCGACACTACGAGGCTGATGTTTCAAACGCCTACTTTAGTCAGCTGGTTGGGGAGCTGGTGTACGACCTCAGCAACCTGGAGCCCAACATGAGGATCTTGGAGATTGGTGCCGGCACGGCGGGCACGACGCTGCCGATTCTCCAGGAGTTGTCCAAGGACCGGGAGGATGGCGCGTTCTTGAGTTATACCTTCACCGATATCTCGAGCGGCTTCTTCGAGAACGCCCGCGACGGCAAGCTGAAGAGGTGGTCGGATTTGAACCGCATCTCGTATGAAAAGTTGGACATCAGTCGGGATCCGGTCGAGCAGGGGTTCGAATTGGGCGAGTACGATTTGATCGTTGCGGCAAACGTGCTGCACGCGACGGCCAACATGATCACCACCATGAAGAATGTGAGGAGCTTGCTGAAGCCGAGAGGCAAGGTCATCCTGCTGGAGGCCAACAGGCACGCTCCCATCACGCTGCCGTTTGCGCTGCTGCCGGGTTGGTGGTATGCCGAGGATGACTACCGTGACCGGGAGTCGGGACCGCTGCTTGCGCTAGAGAGCTGGAACAGGCTTCTCATCGACACTGGTTTCACCGGAGTTGATGTGCTGTATCAAGATCACCCTGGCAAGCCGGAACAGATGTTGAGTGCTTTCATGTCGAGCAGGATCGGCAAGgtcggcgacgacgacgacaagatTCAGATCACGGTTGCCGGTCCCCTCATggatgacgacgagctcGACTATGCCCAGCTTGTTGCCGACGCCATCACGGAAGAATTTGGTCTGGTCACGACAATCAAGCCTTTCCTCGAGGTTGacgccgagggtgaggatgcccatgtcgtcgtcattgACTCTCCCCGCCACAGTCTTCTCAAGGAGGTAGACGAGGACACCTTTAACGCCATCAAGAGTCTTGCGATTCACAACAAGGGCATGCTTTGGGTTGTTCCCGAGCAAGACCAGGCGGCGCCGGTTCCCGAGGTTCACTCCATCAAGGGTATCCTGAGGACTGTCCGGTTGGAGAGTGAGCCCAAGCACATCCTCATGATGGAAGGGATCCCTTGCACGGCCGAGAGAGCTGATGGCATTgatgccatcctcaaggTTGTCAGGGTGCTTGCGGATCCCGAGGTCAACGCGCTAGAGGATCGGGATTATCTCTTCCGTGATGGACTCATCCACCAGCGGCGCATGCGCCCGctgaaggagctcaaggagcaGTTCGGTATCGAGCAAGGTGTTGCCATCAGATCGGTACAAAACATCTGGTCTGGCGACAGCGGCTTGGAGATGACGATGGAGTCGGCTGGGAGCCCTGAGTCGATCTACTTCAGGCGCACCGATGTTCTTCAGGCACCGCTGGCCAACGACGAGGTCGTCGTCAAGACCGAGGCGGCAGGGCTGAGCTACCGCGACCTCAATCTCGTGTTTGGGTCTATTCCCTGGGCTCCTCCTGGTTTCGACGGGGTTGGTACTGTTGTCAAGACTGGCGATCAGGTGGCGCACCTGAGAGAGGGAGACAGAGTGTTCTTCTTGTCACTCGAGGGCAGCGGGTTGGCCACGTACAAGAAACTTCCATCGTGGCATGCTGCTCGAGTGCCCGCTGGCCTCAGCAGCATCGAGGCTGCCACCCTGCCGCTTGCTTACACCATGGCCGTGGCCGCTCTTGTCCACACAGCCCGTCTCAGAAAGAACGAGTCGGTCCTCATCCACTCCGCCGCCGGTGCTGTCGGCCAGGCCGCCATTGTCATCGCTCAGCACATCGGTGCCCGCATCTTCGTCACGGCTGGCACCGAGGCCAAGAGGGCCTTCCTGCACGAAACCTACGACATCCCCAAGGAACAAATCTTTCCCAGCCGCACCCCACAGTTCAGGGACAGCATCCTCTGCGCCACGGCCAGCAAGGGGGTGgacgtcatcatcaactctcTCACCGGCGAACTCTTGCAAGAAACATGGTCTCTCATGGCCGCCTTTGGCCGCTTCGTCGAGATCAACAAGAAGGACGCCTTTCAgaacaccaacctctccatgAAAGCCTTTGAACGGAACGCCACCTTCAGCACCGTCGACCTCCGCGCTTTgcaccaacaccgcccgGATGACCTGAGAGATGTCATTGGGGAGGTCGTCAGCTTGCTGCAAAAGGGAGTCGTGGTTCCTATCCACCCCGTGACCGAGGTCCCCGTCTCTCAGTTTGCCGACGGTCTTCGCAAGCTCAAGACTGGTGATACGACGGGAAAGATTGTCGTTACTTttggcaaggaggagaaggtgctTGCCGAGAGCGCGCTTAGACCGTCACCTCCTGCCAGGTTGGATCCCAACTCGACTTACCTTGTGACTGGTGGCACGAGAGGTATAGGTCTTGGGCTGGCGGACTGGATGGTGGAGCACGCTGGGGCCAAGAATGTGGTTGTGCTTGGGCGCAGTGGCCCGGAGGGAGCTGAGGTGCAAAAGGTGCTGAAGAAGTATGCCGAGTCGGAGAATGTGAGGTTCAGGGCGTATGCTTGTGATGTTGGGTCGAGGGAGTCGCTGGAGGATGTTgtggcggcgatgagggaggagggcttgCCCCCGGTAAAGGGTGTTGTGCACAGCGCTTTGGTGTTGAATGACAAGCTGATGCTGAATGCCACGTATGACGACTGGAAGTACATCACTGGCCCAAGGGTCCAAGGAGCTTGGAACCTGCACGAGTTGCTGCCCAAGCTCGACTTCTTTATTGCGCTTTCGAGTTTCTTGGGTGACGGTGGAAATCCGGGTCAGAGCATTTACGCTGGCACGGCCTCGTTCTACGACGCCTTCTCTCAGTTCCGCGTCGAGCAAGGTCACCACACTGtgtccatctccctccccgtcgtCTTGGGCGTGGGTTATGTTGCGGACCACGGCATAGCTGAGAAACTCCAAATCACCCTCGGTGGCACGATCCGCATGCAGGATATCGTCACTCTTGTCGCGAGCGCCATCAGCCAGGGCCGCGACTCTCCCTTCATCAGCCCCGAGGGCAAGGCCGTCGCGTACAAGCTCCACGTCCACGGCAAGCCGCTGCATGACATCCCTTGGAAGTATTCGCACCCAATTCTTCTCAAAGACCGCCTGCACACAGACCTGACGGGCGGCGATGCCGAGAACCAGAATGCTGCCAGTGCGGCATCTACTGCCTCTTGGACCACGGCTTCTGACCCGCAGGTTGGCTTGACCGAGGCGCTGATTACCAAGGTGTCGGCCATGACCATGATTGCGAGGGACGAGGTTGAACCTGACGCGCCGCTGAGCTCGCACGGGCTGGACTCTCTGGTGTCGGTTGAGCTGAGGAACTGGATCAGGAGGGAGACGGCGGTTGAGCTAGCTTTGACAACGATTACGCAGGCGGCGAGTCTGAGGGCGTTGGCGACGCATATTTTGGCGACGAGGGCTCTGGTTGCAAAGTAA